A single region of the Amia ocellicauda isolate fAmiCal2 chromosome 8, fAmiCal2.hap1, whole genome shotgun sequence genome encodes:
- the f2rl2 gene encoding proteinase-activated receptor 3, protein MKKHLILPVLILIFLGSASPQRDRPDPQRNGSSFPRPKTFPMLARIGNHSSPKVDVYVIEYFTGHLSTRIIPVISLFTIAVGIPSNILILWVLIFKTKKYSIAILYIGLALSDLLFLVMLSFKVHYHLNDNNWILGEAMCKMVTAAFYGNLYCSIYIIMCIGVKRCMAIVFPFAYRTLPKRRCTILSCILVWITVTCAMLPQFMIKQSYPLSLLEITTCHDVLPLMDLPKAYLFYYLCMTLVGFFIPFLVTTLCYISIVWQLDRSDHERIYYVRMCVLVLIIFTLCFMPSNVILFIHYVKLYTSNEGNFYSYHSAAVCLCSLHSCLDPFLFVFMSRTSGYKHKRISFNGNNLSLST, encoded by the coding sequence ACAGGCCAGACCCCCAGAGAAATGGCAGTAGTTTTCCTCGTCCCAAAACATTTCCTATGCTGGCCAGAATTGGAAACCACTCATCTCCTAAGGTTGATGTCTATGTCATCGAGTACTTCACTGGTCACCTGAGCACTCGGATTATTCCGGTCATCTCCCTCTTCACTATAGCAGTGGGAATTCCATCaaacattttgattttgtgGGTGCTAATATTCAAAACGAAGAAGTACTCCATAGCCATCCTGTACATTGGCCTGGCTCTGTCCGACCTGCTGTTCTTAGTCATGCTCAGTTTTAAAGTGCACTACCACTTAAATGACAACAACTGGATATTAGGAGAAGCAATGTGCAAAATGGTGACTGCCGCTTTTTATGGAAACCTTTACTGTTCAATTTACATCATCATGTGCATCGGCGTTAAGAGATGCATGGCCATCGTGTTTCCCTTCGCCTACAGGACCCTGCCCAAAAGAAGATGCACTATATTGAGCTGTATCCTGGTTTGGATCACTGTCACCTGTGCTATGCTGCCCCAGTTCATGATCAAACAAAGCTACCCTCTCTCTCTACTAGAGATCACCACTTGTCATGACGTGCTCCCTCTCATGGACCTACCAAAAGCCTACCTGTTTTACTACTTGTGCATGACCCTTGTGGGCTTTTTTATACCCTTCCTTGTCACTACACTCTGCTACATTTCCATAGTCTGGCAGTTGGACAGGTCTGACCACGAAAGGATTTACTACGTTAGAATGTGCGTCTTGGTTTTAATAATTTTCACGCTTTGCTTTATGCCAAGCAATGTCATCCTTTTCATTCACTATGTCAAACTGTACACCTCCAATGAAGGGAACTTCTACAGTTATCACAGTGCGGCAGTCTGTTTGTGCAGCCTACATAGCTGTCTGGATCCTTTCCTCTTTGTGTTCATGTCAAGAACCTCAGGCTACAAGCACAAGCGCATTTCATTCAATGGGAACAATCTAAGCCTCTCTACCTAA